The candidate division WOR-3 bacterium genome includes the window ATCACAAGATAACAGCTCTATTTTTTTAACAGAATTTGTGTCTTGTGTCAACAGATTTCAAAATGACGAATTGCCACTGCCTCTAAATTTTCATTGAATTGTCAACGCGATATTCTTGTTCAAAAGAAACACTAATCTGGAAGTCGAATCGCTCCAGACATAAAAATCATCTCTCAACCCCATGGCGTGAGCCAATGATTTCGCAAGTCTCAGATTTTGGGGATTGGATAGTATTCTGCTCTGGTCCTTGTCTGAAGTGTCGGGAGGTTCGATTACAGCGACAACCCTTACAGGTATTGAGTTTATTTCTGATTTGTTCAGGGAATTGAATATCCTCGAAGCGATAGAATCGTCTGAAAATCTCGAAATCACACAGACATTCAGCGTATCTACATCAAAATTTTCTAGCGGCGCGCTGTCAGGAAGAAAATTTCCTGTGTTCAAAAGATCGTCTCCAACTTCAATGATGATGTGAAGAGGTCTGACGACAGGTGCAAATGAATCAGGGAAAATTGAGCTAAAAAGGTCAATTATTTTTTTTGAATTTTCCGAATTTTCTCCAACAGAAAACAGGTTTAGAGAACTTTGGAAATTTTCGGAAGCGTAGCCGTTGAGAATTGAATAGCTGAAACCTGGACCCAGGCTGTCAAAAATAGAATCAACTCCCTGAGCTATTATTATTTGCGCTTTTGTCGCAACTCCAGGTATATTTGAAACGTTTACTATTTCAATTTTGAAAAGGGAATCATCGGAGTATCCGCTGTTCGTATCCACTTGAGGCTCATTTGCTCCGACAGCTGAAATCGTGTCGCTTGAGATAATTCTGTTTTCCCTTTGCAGAAAATTAAACGGGTTTATGATAAAAGCCAACAAAAGAATTACGAATGGAATCAACGCTAAAAGAATTTTCCAGTTAAAAGTCTTTTGTCTTTTTTCATTCTTGGTTTCTGAATTCGCAAGGTCTTCGGCGTTTTGATTTCCAACATTTTCGGTCTGACCCAAGGGTTCGCTTTGTATCTCCTCAAAGTAACTTTTCTGCGTTGAAATCGACAGCCTCTTTTCGGGTATATCTTTGTATTCGACCGGGACTTTGTGTATTTTTATCAAAGCGACCGTAGCGTCGTCATCGGAACCGGATTTGACTGCACTTGAAAGTATGATTCCCGGAAGTTCATCGGAAAACCTGTAAAGGCAAGTCTCCCTTATCTCTCCGTCATCGATAAAATCCGTAACACCGTCTGTCGTCATGAGAAAAATATCATCTTGTTTTATGTTGAGGGAAACCACTTCGGGTTCCAGCACGGGTCTCGACCCAAGCGAGCTCATGAGAATATTTCTCATCGATCTGTCCCTTGGAGTCTTTTCTCCTTCCGCGGCTTGCCAGCTATAATCTTTAGAAACTGTTTTCAGAGCTCTGTTCCTGAGAAGGTATACTTTTGAATCCCCTATGTTTGCGACAAAAACCGAGTGACTTTTCACCACAAGGACAGAAACTGAAGCTCCCACGCCCCTTTTATCGTTTCTTTCTTTCCAATCCCTGTAAAACTTTCCGTTTGACTCTTTTAATGCCTGGGTCAACCTCTCTTTGGTGGTTCTACTCGTCTCGTCGGTGTAATATCTCTCGGAAATTTCTCTCGCGATGTATTCGGAGGAGACAGCCGCTTCGCTTCTTCCTCCAAATCCATCTACAATAACAAATAGCGCGCCTTTCTTTTCGAGTTCTTCCTGATTTTCAATAGAGACCCAAGTGAAAAAATCTTCATTCCTCGAAGTCTTGGAACCTTTTGAGGTCTTGTGGATTAATGTAATATAACTCATTCTATTCCGACATTTCTCTGAATTGTTCAAGTTGTCTGGACCTTGCTTTCAATCTCAATTTTTTAAGAGCCTTTGTCTCAATCTGCCTTATCCTCTCTCTTGTCACGCCAAATATCATTCCAACTTCTTCAAGGGTCTTAGGACAACCGTCTTCTATTCCAAACCTGTATATAAGAACTTTTTTCTCCCTTTCGGTGAGGGTATTTAAGACTCCTCTTAGCCTCTCGTCAAGCATTGCGTTGGCAGCGACTTGCAAGGGAGACGCTTCTTTAATATCTTCAATAAAGTCCCCGAAGAAAGCGTCGTCGCTGTCTCCGATAGGCCTGTCAAGCGAAACAGTGTCCTGTCCAACATTGAAAACAGCATAAATTTTTTCGATGGGCACGTCAAGTTTTTCAGCTATCTCTTCAGGTGTAGGTTCCTGTCCTGTTTTTTGTTTATAAATCGATATTTCCTTTAGAACCTTGTGCATAACTTCAATCATGTGAACGGGCACTCTGACTGTTCTACCCTGGTCCGCCAGAGCCCTGCTTATCGCCTGTCTTATCCACCACGTAGCGTATGTGCTGAATTTATAACCTTTTCTCCAGTCGAATTTGTCGACAGCTCTCATCAACCCCATGTTGCCCTCTTGTATCAAATCCAAAAAATCGAGACCTTGATGGCTCGATTTTCTGGCGATTGAAATCACAAGCCTTACATTCGCTTCGATCATTTTCTTTTTCGCATGGTTGACTCTGGTGTTGGCATCCGATATCCTTCTTAGGATTTCTTTGATTTTATACAGAGGCAGCAAAGCTTCTTCCTCGAGATGTTTCTGTTG containing:
- a CDS encoding serine/threonine-protein phosphatase — its product is MSYITLIHKTSKGSKTSRNEDFFTWVSIENQEELEKKGALFVIVDGFGGRSEAAVSSEYIAREISERYYTDETSRTTKERLTQALKESNGKFYRDWKERNDKRGVGASVSVLVVKSHSVFVANIGDSKVYLLRNRALKTVSKDYSWQAAEGEKTPRDRSMRNILMSSLGSRPVLEPEVVSLNIKQDDIFLMTTDGVTDFIDDGEIRETCLYRFSDELPGIILSSAVKSGSDDDATVALIKIHKVPVEYKDIPEKRLSISTQKSYFEEIQSEPLGQTENVGNQNAEDLANSETKNEKRQKTFNWKILLALIPFVILLLAFIINPFNFLQRENRIISSDTISAVGANEPQVDTNSGYSDDSLFKIEIVNVSNIPGVATKAQIIIAQGVDSIFDSLGPGFSYSILNGYASENFQSSLNLFSVGENSENSKKIIDLFSSIFPDSFAPVVRPLHIIIEVGDDLLNTGNFLPDSAPLENFDVDTLNVCVISRFSDDSIASRIFNSLNKSEINSIPVRVVAVIEPPDTSDKDQSRILSNPQNLRLAKSLAHAMGLRDDFYVWSDSTSRLVFLLNKNIALTIQ